The following nucleotide sequence is from Methylocystis iwaonis.
GTCGCTTATCGTGGCGCGGCGGCGTTGCGAGATTTCGGGATCGCGGCGGAGCCGGGGCAATTCATCTGCTTTCTCGGCCCTTCGGGCTGTGGCAAATCCACCGCCTTGAATGCCATCGCCGGCTTTCTTCCCCCAACCTCCGGTGAGGTTCTTGTCGATGGCGCGCCGATCCGCGGGCCGGGCGCCGACCGTGGCGTCGTCTTCCAGCACTATTCGCTGTTTCCATGGAAGACGGCCGTGGCGAACATCGCCTTTGGTCTGCGCATGCGAGGGATCGGAAGCGCCGAAGCGCGACGGGCGGCGTACGAGTGGATCGATCGCGTCGGGCTATCCGGTTTCGCCGACCGCTATCCCCACACGCTCTCGGGCGGCATGCAGCAACGCGTCGCGATCGCGCGTGCATTGATCAACCGGCCCTCGGTCTTGTTGATGGACGAGCCATTCGGCGCGCTCGACGCGCAGGCGCGCGCGCTCATGCAGGAGTTGCTGCTCGATCTCTGGCGAGACGTCGGCGCCACTATATTCTTTGTCACCCATGATGTGGACGAAGCGATCTATCTGGCGGACAGAGTGATTGTCTTCAGCGCCGCGCCGGGGCGCGTCATACTCGATTTGCCCATCGACTTGCCGAGTCCCCGCCCCCCGGACATCTCCGCGAGCGGCCCCTTCAATGCGGCGAAGTTGCAGTGCCTCGAGCTGATTCGTCGCGAGGGTCGTCGGATCTTCGACCTGTCGGAGTCCGCTGCGTGACCGTCATGCAAGTCATACGCAGGGGAATCCGAGCCGATGAGCTTCGTCCCGCTGGTTCGAAAACGAATATCACCCCGGCGTGGCGCTGGAGCGTGAGAATTTTTTCTCTCGTGGCGCTTCTCGCGGCCTGGCAATATGCCTCCCTGTCGAAGGCGCACTTCTCCTTCCTCACCTTCGCCTTCACGCCCGCTCCGACGCAGGTGTTCGACTCGCTCCTCGAGCTTTCGCATTCGGGAAGGCTGCTGTCGCATGTCGAGGCCAGCCTCGCGCGCGTTCTCGCAGGCTATGCTCTCGCCTCTTTATTTGGAATCGCTCTCGGCGGCCTCGTTGCGCGCAGGCCCTTTTTTGAGGACGCGCTGCTGACGCCTCTCGAACTCCTGCGGCCGATTCCCGCGGTCGCCTGGATACCTCTTGCGATCCTGATGTTCCCGTCGTCCGAAGCGTCGATGGTTTTCATCACCTTCATGGGCGCGCTGTTCCCAATCTTGCTCAACACGATTCATGGCGTGCGGGACATTGACGCCCGGCTCATCGCATCCGCGCGCTCACTGGGCGCCGGCGGCGTCACTGTCGTCGTCGAAGTGGTGCTGCCAGGCGCCTTGCCGAGCATATTCACCGGCCTCGCGATCGGCATGGGAACGAGTTGGTTCTGCCTCGTGACCGCAGAGATGATTTCGGGCCAGTTCGGCGTCGGCTATTTCACCTGGGAATCCTACACCCTCCAGAATTACCCAGATATCGTCGCGGGCATGGCGATCATCGGCGTTCTCGGTTTCCTGAGCAGCGCCATCGTCAGACGGATCGGCTGCGCGCTCACACCATGGCGGGAAGAAAGCCAGTGATCGCGTCGCCTCGAAAGCACGGGTGAAATTGAAATGCGACTGCTTCGAATCTGCGGCATTCTTTCATGGATCCTTGCGACGCCGATGGGCGCGGCTGCGGAAACAATTCGCATCGCGATCGGAACGCAGGATACGACGATCAATTGCGCCGCGGGCGGACTACTGATTCGCGAACTCGATCTTCTGCGGCGCCATCTCCCGCATGACGGCAAGTATAAGGACGCGACATACGACATTCAGTGGAAGAATTTCTCGAGCGGCGCGCCGATCACGAATGAAATGGTCGCGGGCAAGCTCGATGTCGGCGTGATGGCCGACTTCCCCGGCGCGCTGAACGGCGTCGCCTTCAAGAAGGCCGGCAAAAGCAGCCGGTTCATCACGGTGCTGTCCGGCAGCATCCGCGGAAGCGGCAATGGCGTCGTCGTGCCGATCGCTTCGCCGGCGCAATCGCTCGCTGAGTTGAAGGGCAAGACGATCTCCGTGCCCTTTGCTTCGACAGCGCATGGCATGCTGCTGCGCGCTGTCGCTGATCTCGGCTGGGATCCGGGGCGCGACGTGAAGATCATCGCGCAGGCTCCCGAGGTCGCAGGTTCGGCGCTGCAAAGCGGGCAGATCGACGCGCACGCCGACTTCGTGCCTTTCGCGGAACTTTTTCCTGCGCGCGGCTTTGCCCGCAAGATCTTCGATGGCGCCCAGGCGGGCGTTCCGACTTTCCACGGCGCTCTCGTGGACTCTGATTACGCCGAGAAATATCCAGAGCTTGTCGTCGCCTATCTCCGCGCCGTCATCGACGCGAACAGGCTGTTGGCCGGCGAGCCGGAAAAATACAGCGAGTTGATCGCCAAGGCCACCGGCATCGACGCCCCTGTCGTCTATCTCTTTCATGGCCCACTCGGACTTCAGACACGCGACCTGACGTGGAAGAAGGAGTATCGACAGGATCTCGCGACCTCGATCGAAACGCTCAAGCTGTTGAAGCGCGCCGACACCGGCCTCGATCTCGAAACATTCATCGACGATAGATTTCTCCGCGCCGCTTTCAAGGCGTCTGGACTCGACTACGACACTGAGCTTGCGCACTACGCCTCGACGACGAGTGAGCTGATGACCGAAGTGAGCCTTTCCGCAGAGCTCTGGTTGGAGGGCGAGTCCAAAGTCCACCGCTATGCATCGCCGGACGCGGCGTTCGCCGCTCTGACCCAGTTCGAAACGCAAGGCAAGAAAATCCGCGCCGCCTATGCGCAGGACCGCAGCAACGGCATCAAGATATTTGCCAACCGCGCCTGGTATGTCGCCGCGTCATCAGGGCGGCTCGATGCGTTTTTCTCGAAAGCCGACGCGGAATCCTTCGCCGCGAAGTCGGGCGGAAAGGTGCAGGACTTCGACGCGATCCTTCAAAGTAAACCGAGCCCAACTCGGAGGCCAGGATGAGCCTGCAAAGCATTCCGACGCTTCGTGGCCCGGATATGCTATTGCGAGAATTTCGTGCAGGTGATGCGCGGGAGCGTTTCGAGCTCGGAAACGACCCCGCAATCATGCGAATGTTTGGAGTGGACCCGACTGACATCCCGGCGCTGACAGAGGCCGGCGTCCGCCGCTGGGTCGATGATTTGGCAAAGCATCCCCACGCCTGGGCGATCGAACACGAAGGGAGCTGGCTCGGCGAAATCAGGCTCGACAAAATGAACAAGCAGGATCGTCGCGCGCAATTGGCGATCGGGCTCTATGACCCACACAAGCTTGGGCGCGGTCTCGGCAGACAGGCAATACTTATCCTCCTTCGCTACGCCTTTGACGCGCTCGCCTTGCATCGCATCAGCGTGCGCGTCGTTTCCTACAACGCGCGAGCTATCGCCTGTTACCGCGCATGCGGCTTTGTAGAGGAAGGACGGGAACGCGAAGCGGCGCGCGTCGGCGACGAATGGCGCGATGATGTGATCATGGGACTTCTCGCGCACGAGTTCGATAGTTCGAAATCATTAAGCAAGTTCTCGGGGTCTGTCGCAAATTTTGCGTGAGTGCGAGACGCGCGACAGCGGGCCTCTCGAGGC
It contains:
- a CDS encoding ABC transporter permease produces the protein MRIFSLVALLAAWQYASLSKAHFSFLTFAFTPAPTQVFDSLLELSHSGRLLSHVEASLARVLAGYALASLFGIALGGLVARRPFFEDALLTPLELLRPIPAVAWIPLAILMFPSSEASMVFITFMGALFPILLNTIHGVRDIDARLIASARSLGAGGVTVVVEVVLPGALPSIFTGLAIGMGTSWFCLVTAEMISGQFGVGYFTWESYTLQNYPDIVAGMAIIGVLGFLSSAIVRRIGCALTPWREESQ
- a CDS encoding ABC transporter ATP-binding protein codes for the protein MISSSPSAVRAGHVELRNLTVAYRGAAALRDFGIAAEPGQFICFLGPSGCGKSTALNAIAGFLPPTSGEVLVDGAPIRGPGADRGVVFQHYSLFPWKTAVANIAFGLRMRGIGSAEARRAAYEWIDRVGLSGFADRYPHTLSGGMQQRVAIARALINRPSVLLMDEPFGALDAQARALMQELLLDLWRDVGATIFFVTHDVDEAIYLADRVIVFSAAPGRVILDLPIDLPSPRPPDISASGPFNAAKLQCLELIRREGRRIFDLSESAA
- a CDS encoding GNAT family N-acetyltransferase: MLLREFRAGDARERFELGNDPAIMRMFGVDPTDIPALTEAGVRRWVDDLAKHPHAWAIEHEGSWLGEIRLDKMNKQDRRAQLAIGLYDPHKLGRGLGRQAILILLRYAFDALALHRISVRVVSYNARAIACYRACGFVEEGREREAARVGDEWRDDVIMGLLAHEFDSSKSLSKFSGSVANFA
- a CDS encoding ABC transporter substrate-binding protein, which gives rise to MRLLRICGILSWILATPMGAAAETIRIAIGTQDTTINCAAGGLLIRELDLLRRHLPHDGKYKDATYDIQWKNFSSGAPITNEMVAGKLDVGVMADFPGALNGVAFKKAGKSSRFITVLSGSIRGSGNGVVVPIASPAQSLAELKGKTISVPFASTAHGMLLRAVADLGWDPGRDVKIIAQAPEVAGSALQSGQIDAHADFVPFAELFPARGFARKIFDGAQAGVPTFHGALVDSDYAEKYPELVVAYLRAVIDANRLLAGEPEKYSELIAKATGIDAPVVYLFHGPLGLQTRDLTWKKEYRQDLATSIETLKLLKRADTGLDLETFIDDRFLRAAFKASGLDYDTELAHYASTTSELMTEVSLSAELWLEGESKVHRYASPDAAFAALTQFETQGKKIRAAYAQDRSNGIKIFANRAWYVAASSGRLDAFFSKADAESFAAKSGGKVQDFDAILQSKPSPTRRPG